The following proteins come from a genomic window of Trifolium pratense cultivar HEN17-A07 linkage group LG4, ARS_RC_1.1, whole genome shotgun sequence:
- the LOC123923711 gene encoding pre-mRNA-splicing factor cwc-21-like, whose protein sequence is MYNGIGLQTPRGSGTNGYIQSNKFFVKPRTSKVAENMKGFEGDQGTAGVSRKANKEILEHDRKRQIQLKLVILEDKLIDQGYTDAEIAEKLEEARNSLEAAADENDSNLDK, encoded by the coding sequence ATGTATAACGGAATAGGGTTACAAACTCCAAGAGGGTCTGGTACCAATGGCTACATTCAGAGCAACAAGTTCTTCGTCAAGCCGAGAACTTCCAAGGTTGCTGAGAATATGAAGGGCTTTGAAGGAGATCAGGGTACTGCTGGTGTTTCCAGAAAGGCTAACAAAGAGATTCTTGAGCATGATCGTAAGCGTCAGATTCAGCTCAAACTTGTTATTCTTGAAGACAAGTTAATTGATCAGGGTTATACTGATGCTGAGATCGCTGAGAAACTCGAGGAGGCTCGCAATAGCTTGGAGGCTGCAGCTGACGAAAATGATTCTAATTTGGACAAGTGA
- the LOC123924716 gene encoding pre-mRNA-splicing factor cwc-21-like has protein sequence MYNGIGLQTPRGSGTNGYIQSNKFFVKPRTSKVAENMKGFEGDQGTAGISRKANKEILEHDRKRQIQLKLVILEDKLIDQGYTDAEIAEKLEEARNSLEAAADENDSNLDK, from the coding sequence ATGTATAACGGAATAGGGTTACAAACTCCAAGAGGGTCTGGTACCAATGGCTACATTCAGAGCAACAAGTTCTTCGTCAAGCCGAGAACTTCCAAGGTTGCTGAGAATATGAAGGGATTTGAAGGAGATCAGGGTACTGCTGGTATTTCCAGAAAGGCTAACAAAGAGATTCTTGAGCATGATCGTAAGCGTCAGATTCAGCTCAAACTTGTTATTCTTGAAGACAAGTTAATTGATCAGGGTTATACTGATGCTGAGATCGCTGAGAAACTCGAGGAGGCTCGCAATAGCTTAGAGGCTGCAGCTGACGAAAATGATTCTAATTTGGACAAGTGA